In Prunus dulcis chromosome 1, ALMONDv2, whole genome shotgun sequence, the following are encoded in one genomic region:
- the LOC117615123 gene encoding uncharacterized protein LOC117615123 translates to MANLAKLEFAALDLSGDNFLSWVLDAKIHLRANGLGQTIVDENDASLEENAKAMIFLRRHIHEALKSEYVVVDEPLVLWKALGERYDHQKTQSRHSGFKKYSELVSCLLLAEQNNELLLKNHQSRPTGSAPLPEINAASQEVNATSSHGNIHKRGRWGKRGHWQGNRKNRGARSEGLGPRSGPSTNGKNASRNKGKAQMSHVPRNVESPCHRCGAKGHWVRACRTPRHLADLYQASLKNRKVEINYIDHAPPATDGSSEISRQLNKTHLDVSDFVTERRNEGYESELD, encoded by the exons atggcaaatttggcaaaactgGAGTTTGCTGCCTTGGACCTTTCCGGGGACAACTTTTTATCATGGGTCTtggatgccaaaattcatctacGAGCCAATGGCCTCGGACAAACAATTGTAGATGAGAATGATGCTTCGCTTGAAGAGAATGCGAAGGCCATGATCTTTCTTCGCCGCCACATCCATGAAGCGCTGAAGAGCGaatatgtggtggttgatgaaccgttggttctgTGGAAAGCTCTAGGTGAAAGATACGATCACCAGAAGACG CAATCCAGACatagcggtttcaagaagtactCGGAACTTGTATCTTGCCTCTTGTTAGCTGAGCAGAATAATGAGCTCTTATTAAAGAATCACCAATCTCGCCCAACGGGCTCAGCACCACTTCCTGAAATAAATGCTGCATCTCAGGAAGTGAATGCCACTTCATCTCATGGTAATATCCACAAACGTGGGCGATGGGGCAAGCGTGGCCACTGGcaaggaaatagaaaaaatcgTGGTGCTCGTTCAGAGGGTTTAGGTCCAAGGAGTGGTCCATCCACGAATGGCAAAAATGCATCTCGTAATAAAGGAAAGGCACAGATGAGCCATGTgcctagaaatgttgaaagccCTTGTCACAGATGTGGTGCAAAGGGACATTGGGTGCGCGCATGTCGTACGCCCAGGCATTTGGCGGATCTCTATCAAGCTTCACTTAAGAACAGGAAAGTGGAGATAAATTACATTGATCATGCTCCGCCAGCCACAGATGGCTCATCAGAAATATCACGTCAACTAAACAAGACGCATCtagatgtttctgattttgttactGAAAGAAGGAATGAAGGTTATGAGTccgaattagattaa